In a genomic window of Gossypium arboreum isolate Shixiya-1 chromosome 7, ASM2569848v2, whole genome shotgun sequence:
- the LOC108484645 gene encoding NADP-dependent glyceraldehyde-3-phosphate dehydrogenase codes for MAGTGLFAEILDGDVYKYYADGEWKKSSSAKTVAIINPTTRKTQYKVQACTQEEVNKVMESAKTAQKSWAKTPLWKRAELLHKAAAILKEHKAPIAECLVKEIAKPAKDAVTEVVRSGDLVSYTAEEGVRILGEGKFLVSDSFPGNERTKYCLTSKIPLGVILAIPPFNYPVNLAVSKIAPALIAGNSLVLKPPTQGAVSALHMVHCFHLAGFPKGLISCVTGKGSEIGDFLTMHPGVNCISFTGGDTGIAISKKAGMVPLQMELGGKDACIVLEDADLDLVAANIIKGGFSYSGQRCTAVKVVLVMESVADVLVDKVKAKIAKLTVGPPEDDRDITPVVSESSANFIEGLVKDAKEKGAIFCQEYKRDGNLIWPLLLDNVRPDMRIAWEEPFGPVLPVIRINSIEEGIHHCNASNFGLQGCVFTKDVNKAILISDAMETGTVQINSAPARGPDHFPFQGLKDSGIGSQGVTNSINMMTKIKSTVINLPTPSYTMGNGGHSKL; via the exons ATGGCTGGAACTGGTTTGTTTGCGGAGATATTGGATGGAGATGTTTACAAGTACTATGCTGATGGAGAATGGAAGAAGTCTTCTTCAGCCAAAACTGTTGCCATTATTAATCCAACTACCAGAAAAACTCAGTACAAGGTTCAAG CTTGTACACAAGAAGAAGTGAACAAGGTCATGGAATCAGCAAAAACTGCACAAAAGTCTTGGGCCAAGACTCCACTTTGGAAACGAGCTGAGCTACTTCATAAAGCTGCAGCCATCCTAAAGGAACATAAAGCACCAATTGCTGAGTGCCTGGTTAAAGAAATTGCAAAACCAGCCAAAGATGCAGTTACCGAG GTTGTAAGGTCCGGGGATCTGGTTTCTTACACTGCTGAAGAGGGAGTTAGGATTCTTGGAGAAGGAAAATTCTTGGTATCTGATAGTTTTCCAGGGAACGAAAGAACCAAATATTGCCTCACTTCCAAG ATCCCGCTTGGAGTAATTCTAGCCATTCCACCATTCAATTACCCTGTCAACCTTGCCGTTTCAAAAATAGCACCGGCTTTAATTGCAGGAAACTCCCTTGTACTCAAGCCACCTACACAG GGTGCTGTTTCAGCTCTTCATATGGTGCACTGCTTTCACTTGGCTGGCTTTCCCAAAGGGCTCATTAGCTGTGTGACAGGGAAAGGCTCTGAGATTGGTGATTTCCTTACTATGCATCCTGGAGTTAATTGTATAAG CTTCACTGGTGGAGACACTGGTATTGCTATCTCAAAGAAGGCAGGAATGGTCCCTCTTCAAATGGAATTGGGAGGAAAAGATGCTTGTATCGTACTCGAGGACGCCGACTTAGATTTGGTTGCTGCAAACATAATAAAAGGAGGATTTTCTTATAG TGGCCAAAGATGCACTGCTGTTAAAGTTGTGTTGGTGATGGAATCTGTTGCTGATGTTCTGGTGGACAAAGTGAAGGCAAAAATCGCAAAGTTAACGGTTGGACCACCGGAGGATGACCGTGATATCACTCCGGTTGTGTCGGAATCATCTGCAAATTTCATTGAAGGGCTGGTCAAGGATGCCAAAGAGAAAGGAGCTATATTTTGTCAGGAGTACAAGAGAGATGGCAATCTTATATGGCCATTGTTGTTGGACAATGTTCGGCCTGATATGAGGATTGCATGGGAGGAACCATTCGGCCCGGTTTTGCCAGTTATAAGAATCAATTCCATTGAGGAAGGAATCCACCATTGCAATGCTAGCAACTTCGGTCTCCAG GGATGTGTGTTCACTAAGGATGTCAACAAAGCAATATTGATTAGTGATGCAATGGAGACCGGGACAGTTCAGATTAATTCCGCACCAGCTCGAGGACCGGATCATTTCCCGTTTCAG GGTTTGAAAGATAGTGGAATTGGATCACAGGGAGTTACCAACAGCATTAACATGATGACAAAGATCAAGAGCACTGTCATCAATTTACCAACCCCATCTTATACTATGG GCAATGGAGGACATTCCAAATTATGA
- the LOC128295114 gene encoding uncharacterized protein LOC128295114 — protein sequence MAEPPESSLATVTSICTLLKSPTKSTRMSKGSNCGHVVSAKALKEVKSSACLVCHKEFVESDKVVINGSEAEVAALREMMKEEKAKTVKGKKNEGWMFWMGRRVLRD from the exons ATGGCGGAGCCACCGGAGTCGAGTCTCGCGACTGTTACCTCAATATGTACGCTGTTAAAAAGCCCGACAAAGTCGACCCGAATGAGCAAAGGTTCG AACTGCGGGCATGTGGTTAGTGCTAAGGCTTTGAAAGAGGTGAAGTCATCAGCTTGCTTGGTTTGCCATAAGGAGTTTGTGGAGTCTGATAAGGTGGTGATTAATGGGAGTGAGGCGGAGGTAGCTGCTTTGAGGGAGATGATGAAGGAAGAGAAGGCAAAAACGGTGAAGGGGAAGAAGAACGAGGGATGGATGTTCTGGATGGGGAGAAGGGTTTTAAGGGATTGA
- the LOC108475504 gene encoding probable CCR4-associated factor 1 homolog 7, producing MSILPKSESIHIREVWDENLNCEFELIRDIVDDYPFIAMDTEFPGIVLRPIGNFKSSFDYNYQTLKANVDLLKLIQLGLTFSDAKGNLPTCGTDKYCVWQFNFREFDPNEDVYANDSIELLSQSGIDFQKNKEKGISSHDFSELLMSSGIVLNDNVHWVTFHSGYDFGYLLKLLTCKNLPETQTGFFSLIKIYFPTLYDIKHLMKFCNSLHGGLNKLAELLEVERIGICHQAGSDSLLTCCTFMKLKENFFSGLAEKYAGVLYGLGVENGQNTL from the coding sequence ATGTCGATTTTGCCGAAAAGTGAATCAATTCACATAAGGGAAGTTTGGGACGAGAATTTGAATTGTGAATTCGAGTTAATTCGAGATATTGTGGATGATTACCCCTTCATTGCTATGGACACTGAGTTCCCGGGCATTGTTCTACGCCCAATAGGCAATTTCAAGAGCAGTTTTGATTACAATTACCAAACCTTGAAAGCAAATGTTGATCTTTTGAAACTGATTCAGTTGGGTCTTACTTTCTCTGATGCCAAAGGGAATTTGCCTACTTGTGGAACTGATAAATACTGTGTTTGGCAATTCAATTTCCGCGAATTCGATCCTAATGAGGATGTCTATGCTAATGACTCCATTGAGCTTTTGTCTCAAAGTGGCATTGATTTTCAGAAGAACAAAGAAAAGGGCATTAGTTCTCATGACTTCAGTGAATTGTTAATGTCATCtgggattgttttgaatgataatGTGCATTGGGTGACTTTTCATAGCGGCTACGATTTTGGGTATTTGCTTAAGTTGCTCACTTGCAAGAATCTTCCTGAAACACAGACAGGGTTCTTTAGTTTGATTAAGATTTATTTCCCGACTCTATATGATATCAAGCATCTGATGAAGTTTTGCAATAGCCTACATGGTGGGTTGAACAAGCTTGCAGAGCTGTTAGAAGTGGAGAGGATTGGTATTTGTCACCAAGCTGGTTCAGATAGTTTGCTTACTTGTTGTACATTCATGAAACTGAAAGAAAATTTCTTTAGTGGTTTGGCCGAGAAATATGCTGGTGTGTTATATGGTCTTGGTGTTGAGAATGGACAGAATACTCTCTAA
- the LOC108489320 gene encoding FIP1[V]-like protein: MEDDDEFGDLYTDVLKPFSSAAPPPLQPSTPTHFHRPIDSNPQSQGGDDDDILFGPSRSIPDTQNLAPLKFHPVLPPAVAAAPALGSIPNSAPEPMVLDSGKEVVFDIEEGGSKEIEDSGLDDPIIPGLTDSVRQEDSGRNDDGGDGGLRGSGQVEAEAEAEADGEGDDWDSDSDDDLQIVLNDNNHGPMAMERGVIGEDDDDDEDGDPLVIVADADANQGMEEQDWGEEGGQTADGDRKEGGEVGKVSTAGSGGGGVVAPKIGYSSHGFHPFHSQFKYVRPGAAPMPGATAGGPGGAPGQVRQGMSAMVGRGRGDWRPSGMKAGPSMQKGFHPNFGMPGWGNNTAGRGFGGGLDFTLPSHKTIFDVDIDSFEEKPWKYPGVDLSDFFNFGLNEESWKDYCKQLEQRRLETTMQSKIRVYESGRTEQDYDPDLPPELAAATGQEISVDTANLGRSNGGQNDLTKGTARVRPPLPTGRAIQVEGGSGERLPSIDTRPPRIRDSDAIIEIVCQDTLDDDSSTGNAVEDRTENDMPREDLRGDLASEAAIVHEDTEYVNGFPDAYSSRKRELVERTMNSVRTNVPEDDSILPICGETSRSYGPGFRSQSPMYHNGNFGSPRDERHRQGRARERSPHMTPSRGKWDKLSDTHSHEEESVESMGHKSPLPVKDDVDDELEPADRSPVTEKDEQINDPRKDESPHDPKKNEEVSSQVEQQKLQELEGGEDFMAARISENSEARSGSSRDDQKWRDGADDEVVQGGRSSRIPIVKKHMDEHDQNFRRKDRDARCEFERSEIVGKPGEDSYPVRDYDTSSPHSLHIKTEGLDRRRESDNIDVTWQQREDDFYSKKSRTEDMRKRERDEMGSRNRAKVRESERSDRDDYPHSRKQLDNGIYKVHHDKDASARHRERDDNLKSRYEAADDYHSKRRKDEEYVRRDIADKEETLHGNRESSSSRRKRERDEILDPRKRVEQQRIRDTFDHHSVRHKDEIWLHRERVERQRERDDWNRLKQSHDESLSKREREEGRGPVRSGRGSEDKAWVGHNRAKDEHKVSGKEYQLKETARHSELVKRRDRNDDESFSRHRGREDSNARGHQFSNDERKSRQERSSTRSDQVVNASDSQRGHEKKHKENTRKNRESEGGDPISLGSAKRNQEDLSGHYNETGLRSVEKNENPVHYNSSKKHRDDPSSDDEQQESKRGRSKLERWTSHKERDYSINSKSSASSKFKEIEKIDNVDAAESNKTLDEPGKLVEPAENHHPLSDNKTAGAPETKETDTRPLDDRHLDTVEKLKKRSERFKLPMPKEKDAMAIKKMESEALPSAKNETPADSEVKPERPARKRRWISK; encoded by the exons ATGGAAGACGACGATGAGTTCGGAGATCTATACACCGACGTTCTCAAGCCTTTCTCTTCCGCTGCTCCGCCACCGCTTCAGCCTTCTACACCCACCCATTTCCACCGTCCGATTGATTCCAATCCTCAATCTCAGGGTGGCGACGACGATGATATCCTCTTCGGGCCCTCACGTTCGATTCCGGACACTCAAAACCTAGCGCCGTTGAAGTTTCATCCTGTTCTTCCTCCTGCTGTTGCCGCTGCACCAGCTCTGGGTTCGATCCCTAATTCAGCTCCTGAACCAATGGTTTTGGATTCTGGAAAAGAGGTTGTATTTGATATTGAAGAAGGGGGTAGTAAAGAGATTGAGGACTCAGGCTTGGATGACCCGATAATCCCGGGTTTAACCGATTCGGTTCGCCAGGAAGATTCTGGAAGGAACGATGACGGAGGCGATGGTGGACTTAGAGGCAGCGGCCAAGTGGAAGCGGAAGCGGAAGCGGAAGCGGACGGAGAAGGGGATGATTGGGATAGTGACAGTGACGATGATCTACAGATAGTGTTAAACGACAACAACCACGGGCCTATGGCTATGGAAAGAGGAGTGATTGGGGAAGATGACGACGATGACGAAGATGGGGACCCGCTTGTGATAGTGGCTGATGCAGATGCAAACCAAGGGATGGAGGAGCAGGACTGGGGTGAAGAAGGAGGGCAGACTGCTGATGGGGATAGGAAAGAAGGGGGAGAAGTAGGGAAGGTTAGCACTGCTGGCAGTGGAGGAGGGGGCGTGGTTGCACCAAAAATTGGGTACAGCAGTCATGGTTTCCATCCGTTTCATTCTCAGTTTAAG TATGTAAGACCTGGTGCAGCACCAATGCCGGGAGCCACTGCCGGTGGTCCTGGAGGAGCTCCAGGTCAGGTTCGTCAAGGTATGAGTGCTATGGTTGGTCGTGGTAGAGGTGATTGGAGGCCATCTGGAATGAAAGCTGGTCCTTCTATGCAAAAAGGTTTCCATCCTAATTTCGGAATGCCTGGTTGGGGTAACAATACGGCAGGGCGAGGTTTTGGTGGCGGACTGGATTTTACACTTCCTTCTCACAA GACAATATTTGATGTTGACATTGACAGTTTTGAAGAAAAGCCGTGGAAATATCCTGGTGTTGATCTTTCAGACTTCTTTAATTTCGGTCTAAATGAGGAGAGCTGGAAAGATTATTGCAAACAACTG GAACAACGTCGCTTGGAGACAACCATGCAAAGCAAGATTCGTGTTTATGAAAGTGGGCGAACAGAGCAG GATTATGATCCAGATTTGCCTCCAGAATTGGCGGCAGCAACTGGGCAAGAGATTTCAGTTGATACTGCTAATCTTGGAAGGTCAAATGGTGGACAAAATGACTTGACAAAAGGAACTGCCCGAGTGCGACCACCTCTA CCAACTGGTAGAGCAATACAGGTCGAGGGAGGTTCTGGGGAACGCCTTCCCTCCATTGATACTCGGCCACCTCGTATCCGTGATTCAGATGCAATTATTGAG ATTGTTTGTCAGGATACTCTAGACGATGATTCCTCCACTGGCAATGCTGTTGAAGACCGAACAGAAAATGATATGCCAAGGGAGGATCTTAGAGGAGATCTTGCATCTGAAGCTGCTATTGTGCATGAAGATACTGAATATGTTAATGGTTTTCCAGATGCTTATAGCAGTCGAAAGAGGGAGCTAGTTGAAAGAACAATGAACTCTGTTCGGACTAATGTTCCTGAAGATGATAGCATTTTGCCCATATGTGGGGAAACATCACGCTCATATGGTCCTGGATTTAGGAGCCAGAGTCCAATGTATCATAATGGAAACTTCGGCAGTCCTCGTGATGAGAG GCATAGGCAGGGAAGAGCACGTGAGAGATCCCCTCACATGACACCTAGTCGAGGTAAATGGGACAAGTTAAGTGATACCCATTCCCATGAGGAGGAATCTGTTGAAAGCATGGGTCACAAATCTCCTCTCCCCGTTAAGGATGACGTTGATGATGAGCTTGAGCCAGCTGATAGAAGCCCTGTTACAGAAAAGGATGAGCAGATAAATGACCCCCGTAAAGATGAGAGTCCACATGATCCTAAGAAAAATGAAGAAGTAAGTTCTCAAGTAGAGCAACAGAAGCTTCAAGAACTAGAAGGTGGTGAGGACTTCATGGCTGCAAGAATCAGTGAAAATAGCGAAGCAAGATCTGGCAGCAGCAGAGATGATCAGAAATGGCGAGATGGTGCTGATGATGAAGTTGTTCAAGGTGGACGTTCTTCTCGCATCCCGATTGTCAAGAAGCATATGGATGAACATGATCAGAATTTCCGGAGAAAAGATCGTGATGCGAGATGTGAGTTTGAAAGAAGCGAGATTGTAGGTAAACCAGGAGAAGATTCTTACCCTGTTAGAGACTACGACACTAGCTCACCACATAGTTTGCACATCAAAACGGAGGGTTTGGATAGGCGAAGGGAGAGCGACAATATTGATGTTACATGGCAACAGAGAGAAGATGATTTTTACAGCAAAAAAAGTAGAACTGAGGACATGAGGAAGAGAGAGCGTGATGAAATGGGTTCTAGGAACAGGGCTAAGGTCCGAGAAAGTGAGAGGAGTGACAGAGATGATTATCCACATTCTAGAAAACAGTTGGATAATGGCATTTATAAAGTTCATCATGATAAGGATGCCAGTGCAAGACATAGGGAAAGAGATGATAATTTGAAGAGTAGGTATGAAGCAGCAGATGATTACCACAGCAAAAGAAGGAAAGATGAGGAGTATGTCAGGAGAGACATCGCAGACAAAGAGGAGACCTTGCATGGAAACAGAGAATCCAGCAGCAGTCGCAGAAAGCGAGAAAGGGATGAAATTTTAGACCCGCGTAAGAGAGTTGAGCAACAAAGAATTAGAGACACTTTTGATCATCATTCAGTTCGGCACAAAGACGAGATTTGGTTGCATAGAGAGAGGGTTGAGAGGCAGCGGGAGAGGGATGACTGGAATAGGCTAAAACAATCGCATGATGAAAGTTTATCAAAACGGGAGAGAGAAGAAGGACGAGGTCCAGTGAGGAGTGGACGTGGTTCAGAAGACAAAGCATGGGTTGGCCATAACAGGGCAAAGGATGAACATAAAGTTTCTGGAAAAGAATACCAACTCAAAGAGACAGCGCGCCACAGTGAGCTGGTGAAGAGAAGGGATCGGAATGATGATGAAAGTTTCTCACGTCATAGGGGACGTGAAGATTCGAATGCACGTGGACACCAATTTAGCAATGATGAGAGAAAATCCAGGCAGGAAAGGTCAAGCACTCGGAGTGACCAAGTTGTCAATGCTTCAGATAGCCAAAGGGGGCATGAGAAGAAACATAAAGAAAACACTAGGAAGAATAGAGAATCGGAAGGTGGAGATCCAATCAGTTTGGGCTCTGCCAAGAGAAACCAGGAAGATTTAAGTGGTCACTACAATGAAACG GGTTTGAGAAGTGTTGAGAAGAACGAGAATCCAGTTCATTATAACTCTTCCAAAAAACACAGAGACGATCCTTCTTCAGATGATGAACAGCAAGAGTCAAAACGGGGGCGCTCCAAATTGGAACGTTGGACAAGCCATAAGGAAAGGGATTACAGTATCAATAGCAAGTCATCTGCTTCCTCAAAGTTCAAG